In Nitrosococcus oceani ATCC 19707, the following proteins share a genomic window:
- a CDS encoding STAS domain-containing protein — protein sequence MAENKILHAVHDGVHVLRLLGDMRYPLSPSLDHFLQRLFSEVTPQGFVVDLTDTRSIDSTNLGLLVRIAKLMQRRGQPRVTIISNREEINEVLTCLGFDKVFNIVAHGGGEPLAGKALALEEANDVAMLDTLLKAHQTLMNLNEQNKDLFRDVVAMLEKEQADKSSAPNA from the coding sequence ATGGCTGAAAATAAAATTTTGCATGCTGTTCATGATGGGGTCCATGTGCTGCGCCTTTTAGGCGATATGCGTTATCCTCTAAGCCCCTCATTAGATCATTTTTTGCAACGTTTATTTTCTGAGGTAACGCCCCAGGGTTTTGTGGTCGATCTGACGGACACCCGGAGTATAGATAGTACTAACTTGGGGTTGTTGGTGCGTATTGCCAAGCTTATGCAGCGCCGTGGCCAGCCTAGGGTTACCATCATTTCCAATCGGGAGGAAATTAACGAAGTATTGACTTGTCTAGGCTTTGATAAAGTATTTAATATTGTCGCCCATGGCGGTGGCGAACCGTTAGCCGGGAAAGCACTGGCCTTGGAAGAAGCAAATGACGTTGCCATGTTGGATACACTTTTGAAAGCTCACCAAACCCTAATGAATCTTAATGAGCAGAACAAGGATTTGTTCCGCGATGTGGTCGCGATGTTAGAAAAAGAACAGGCGGATAAATCTTCTGCTCCCAACGCGTGA
- the gshA gene encoding glutamate--cysteine ligase, with product MDKRLQDRLRRLMNTSQKEILKGGKKGIEKESLRITLEGKLAHTPHPRSLGSALTHPYLTTDYSESLLEFITPPYSEIPETLAFLSLTHQLVYHHLERELLWATSMPCAVKDDSSVPIACYGRSNVGKMKHIYRRGLGYRYGRMMQTIAGVHFNYSLPEAFWPIFKEQENNTQPLQEFINEHYFCLLRNFQRLGWLVSYLFGASPAVCKSFLKVRPEGLSEFDPGTYFLPYATSLRMSDIGYKNKHQTNLDISYNSLSEYVAGLTHAIETPYPPYEKIGIGGHHQLNTNRLQIENEYYSFIRPKQVARSGEKPTLALKRRGVQYVEVRALDVSAHDPLGVNESQLRFLEALLILCLLKESLPMNAEQRRTADHNQRIAACCGRDPHLELQTHGQARFLRDWAQEICDEMTGVCELLDQGDPQRPYAKALAIQQEKVLQEEKTPSAQILAEMKQRQESFNEFAMRLSKNHAEYFKQLPLKKDQLQYFAGLAQQSWQQQRAVEAADNIPFKEYLARYFAQR from the coding sequence TTGGACAAGCGCTTACAAGACCGCCTGCGACGACTCATGAACACCTCCCAGAAAGAAATACTGAAGGGAGGCAAAAAAGGCATAGAAAAAGAGAGTCTCCGGATTACGCTTGAAGGGAAATTGGCTCACACCCCCCATCCAAGATCCTTGGGATCAGCCCTTACCCATCCCTATCTGACTACTGATTATTCCGAATCCTTGCTGGAGTTTATCACGCCCCCCTATTCAGAGATACCGGAAACCTTAGCATTCTTGTCCCTTACCCACCAACTTGTTTATCACCACCTAGAACGGGAACTTCTCTGGGCAACCAGCATGCCCTGTGCCGTGAAAGATGACTCCAGTGTTCCCATTGCCTGCTACGGCCGCTCTAACGTTGGGAAAATGAAACACATTTACCGGCGAGGACTAGGCTACCGCTATGGGCGCATGATGCAAACTATCGCTGGCGTTCACTTCAACTATTCCTTACCCGAAGCCTTCTGGCCAATTTTCAAAGAGCAAGAAAACAACACTCAACCGTTACAGGAGTTTATTAATGAGCACTACTTTTGTCTGCTTCGCAATTTCCAACGTCTAGGCTGGCTGGTTTCCTACCTATTTGGTGCTTCCCCAGCCGTTTGTAAGTCCTTTTTAAAGGTAAGACCGGAGGGGTTGTCAGAGTTCGACCCAGGAACCTATTTTCTGCCCTATGCCACCTCCCTGCGCATGAGCGATATCGGCTACAAAAACAAACACCAGACTAACTTGGATATCTCTTACAATAGCCTCTCGGAATATGTGGCTGGCCTTACCCATGCTATTGAAACCCCTTACCCGCCCTATGAGAAAATCGGTATAGGGGGACACCATCAACTCAACACCAATAGGCTACAGATTGAAAACGAATATTATAGCTTCATACGCCCTAAGCAAGTGGCCCGATCCGGAGAAAAACCCACCCTTGCCCTCAAACGCCGGGGGGTGCAATACGTGGAGGTGAGAGCCCTGGATGTCAGCGCCCACGATCCCCTAGGAGTCAACGAATCCCAATTGCGTTTCCTCGAAGCTTTGCTTATTTTATGCCTCCTTAAAGAAAGCCTCCCCATGAATGCCGAGCAGCGGCGGACAGCGGACCATAATCAGCGGATAGCAGCCTGCTGCGGGCGAGACCCTCACCTTGAATTGCAAACCCATGGGCAAGCCCGATTTTTGCGAGATTGGGCCCAGGAAATTTGCGATGAAATGACAGGAGTGTGTGAACTATTGGATCAGGGAGACCCCCAGCGTCCCTATGCAAAGGCCCTTGCGATCCAGCAAGAAAAAGTTCTCCAGGAGGAAAAAACCCCCTCTGCCCAGATACTCGCCGAGATGAAGCAGAGGCAAGAATCCTTTAACGAGTTCGCCATGCGGCTGTCCAAAAACCATGCTGAATACTTCAAACAATTGCCCTTGAAAAAAGATCAATTGCAATATTTTGCTGGGTTAGCGCAGCAATCTTGGCAACAGCAGCGGGCGGTCGAGGCTGCTGATAATATTCCCTTTAAAGAATATCTGGCCCGCTATTTTGCGCAACGTTAA
- the gltB gene encoding glutamate synthase large subunit translates to MSDGTLPRKQGLYDPHNEHDSCGVGFVANVKGHKSHNLIRKGLQILKNLTHRGAVGADPRAGDGAGILLQMPDQFLQEECARQGINLPPVGEYGVGMLFLPQGAEARATCEELISHYIDAEGQTLLGWRDVPTDNTQLGESVKAVEPIIRQVFIGHGDNTSSGDPFERKLFVIRKQIENAVRELDQADQATFSIPSLSSRILVYKGMLLASQVPSYFTDLTDERMITALSLVHQRFSTNTFPSWDLAQPFRMIAHNGEINTLRGNINWMAARRHAMTSKLLGDDLKKLWPLIAEGQSDSACFDNALELLVAGGYPLAHAMMLLIPEAWAGNPLMEAKQRAFYEYHAALMEPWDGPAAMAFTDGRMIGATLDRNGLRPARYLITNDDLVAMASEMGVLDIPQERIIKKWRLQPGKMLLIDLEAGRIIDDDELKRKLAEAEPYQQWLDQTQIRIEHLPAETGPMAPDPATLLDRQQAFGYTQEDLKFLLTPMAVTGQEAVGSMGADEPLAVLSNRAIPLSNYFKQRFAQVTNPPIDPIREELVMSLVSLIGPRPNLLGHHHQAGAHKRLEVSQPVLTNTDLERIRRIEDHTGGAFRTHTLTICYPVTEGAAGMEAALGKLCRSAEQAVHKGYNILILSDRGVDIDHVAIPALLATSAVHHHLVQTGLRTETGLVVETGAAREVHHFAVLAGYGAEAINPYLAFETLSALRQQLPEELNEEEIQKRYIKAVGKGLLKIMSKMGISTYQSYCGAQIFDGVGLSHNFVEKYFTGTVSTIEGAGLSEIAEEAFRWHRNAYSDVPLYRHGLDAGGYYAYRLRGEDHMWTFDTISKLQHASRANEAKTYEEYAQLVNQQNKRLLTLRGLLEFRFAANPLPLEDVEPAKDIVKRFATGAMSFGAISHEAHTTLAIAMNRIGGKSNTGEGGEEAERFKPLPNGDSMRSAIKQVASGRFGVTAEYLVNADDIQIKMAQGAKPGEGGQLPGHKVDATIAQVRHSTPGVGLISPPPHHDIYSIEDLAQLIFDLKNVNPQARISVKLVSEVGVGTVAAGVSKAHADHVTIAGHDGGTGASPLTSIKHAGLPWEIGLAETQQTLVLNRLRGRIAVQVDGGIRTGRDVVIGALLGADEFGFATAPLIVAGCIMMRKCHLNTCPTGVATQDPVLRKLFTGKPEHIVNYFFLVAEEVRQIMAQLGFRCFDEMIGRLDVLDTRQALDHWKAKGLDFSRILYHPTTDPEVPLYNRERQDHGLDEVLDRWLIAQAQPALERQEAVQIETPVGNTDRTVGAMLSGEVARRYGHKGLPQDTIYIRTEGTAGQSFGAFLAHGISLELIGEANDYVGKGLSGGRLVITPPPECPIVPEENIIIGNTVLYGAISGECYFRGVAGERFAVRNSGVTAVVEGVGDHGCEYMTGGVVVVLGRTGRNFAAGMSGGIAYVLDEAGNFEQRCNLAMVELEPIAEEDEALEHLEHQGGDLETHGRVDISHHISRFDGQRLRNLIEKHQHYTHSGRARQILENWSAYLPRFVKVMPVDYRRALQEMEHAQAARHTIPVMQQEALDQYG, encoded by the coding sequence ATGAGTGACGGAACCTTACCACGTAAGCAAGGCTTGTACGACCCTCATAATGAACACGACTCTTGTGGGGTTGGTTTTGTCGCCAATGTCAAGGGCCATAAAAGCCATAACCTCATCCGAAAGGGTCTGCAAATTCTGAAAAACCTAACCCACCGCGGCGCTGTGGGTGCAGACCCGCGAGCTGGAGATGGGGCGGGAATCCTGCTGCAAATGCCTGACCAGTTCCTCCAGGAAGAATGCGCCCGTCAGGGAATAAACCTACCACCCGTGGGCGAATACGGCGTTGGTATGCTTTTTCTCCCCCAAGGAGCTGAAGCCCGTGCCACTTGCGAAGAGCTAATCAGCCATTATATTGATGCCGAAGGGCAGACTTTACTGGGCTGGCGAGATGTGCCTACCGACAACACCCAGCTCGGGGAGAGCGTTAAAGCAGTAGAGCCGATCATCCGGCAGGTTTTTATCGGCCATGGCGACAATACCTCCTCAGGCGATCCTTTTGAGCGTAAGCTCTTTGTCATCCGCAAACAAATAGAAAATGCTGTCCGGGAGCTGGACCAGGCGGATCAGGCAACCTTTAGTATTCCTTCCCTGTCCTCCCGGATATTAGTGTATAAGGGGATGCTGCTGGCCAGCCAAGTGCCTTCCTATTTTACAGACTTGACAGACGAACGCATGATTACCGCTCTGTCGCTAGTCCATCAGCGCTTCTCCACGAATACCTTCCCTTCCTGGGATCTCGCTCAGCCATTCCGAATGATTGCTCATAATGGAGAAATCAATACCCTGCGGGGTAATATTAATTGGATGGCAGCCCGCCGCCACGCCATGACCTCCAAGTTGCTAGGCGATGATCTCAAAAAACTTTGGCCCCTCATTGCTGAAGGGCAATCCGATTCCGCCTGCTTTGATAACGCCCTAGAGCTTCTCGTTGCTGGCGGCTACCCTCTAGCCCATGCCATGATGCTACTCATTCCCGAGGCTTGGGCCGGCAACCCGTTAATGGAGGCGAAACAGCGCGCCTTTTACGAATATCATGCGGCCCTGATGGAGCCTTGGGATGGGCCGGCAGCCATGGCCTTTACCGATGGTCGCATGATTGGAGCCACCCTAGACCGCAATGGCCTCCGTCCGGCCCGCTATCTGATCACTAATGATGATTTGGTGGCCATGGCCTCGGAAATGGGGGTTCTGGATATCCCCCAGGAGCGGATCATCAAAAAGTGGCGGCTGCAACCCGGCAAGATGCTGCTCATCGACTTAGAAGCGGGGCGCATCATTGATGATGACGAACTAAAAAGAAAGTTAGCAGAGGCCGAACCCTATCAACAATGGCTAGACCAGACCCAAATCCGGATCGAGCACCTGCCTGCCGAAACCGGACCCATGGCCCCGGACCCAGCCACGCTTTTGGACCGCCAACAGGCTTTTGGCTATACCCAGGAGGATCTTAAATTTCTCCTCACCCCCATGGCTGTCACCGGGCAGGAAGCCGTGGGCTCCATGGGCGCGGACGAACCCCTAGCAGTACTCTCTAACCGAGCTATTCCCTTATCCAATTATTTCAAACAGCGTTTCGCCCAGGTGACCAATCCACCCATCGATCCGATCCGGGAAGAGCTGGTCATGTCCCTGGTTTCCTTAATTGGGCCACGGCCTAACTTGCTGGGGCACCACCACCAGGCAGGTGCCCATAAGCGTTTAGAGGTGAGTCAGCCGGTCCTCACGAATACCGATCTGGAACGAATTCGGCGCATCGAAGACCATACGGGGGGCGCTTTTCGTACCCATACGCTGACTATCTGCTACCCGGTGACAGAAGGGGCTGCCGGCATGGAAGCAGCTCTGGGAAAACTGTGCCGGAGCGCAGAGCAGGCCGTCCATAAAGGATACAATATTTTGATCCTGTCGGATCGGGGCGTGGATATAGACCATGTCGCCATTCCCGCCCTGCTGGCTACCTCCGCCGTACACCATCACCTGGTACAAACGGGACTGCGAACCGAGACAGGACTGGTAGTGGAAACGGGCGCTGCCCGGGAGGTCCACCACTTTGCTGTCCTGGCAGGTTATGGCGCCGAGGCAATTAATCCTTATCTGGCTTTCGAAACCCTCTCGGCTCTCCGCCAACAACTCCCCGAAGAACTCAACGAAGAGGAGATCCAAAAACGCTATATTAAAGCAGTGGGTAAAGGTCTATTAAAAATTATGTCCAAGATGGGCATCTCTACCTACCAGTCCTATTGCGGCGCGCAGATCTTCGATGGGGTAGGACTCTCCCATAATTTTGTAGAAAAATACTTTACCGGCACGGTTTCCACCATTGAAGGCGCAGGTCTTAGCGAGATTGCCGAAGAAGCCTTCCGCTGGCATCGGAACGCTTATAGCGACGTTCCCCTCTATCGCCATGGACTCGATGCCGGAGGCTACTATGCCTACCGCCTGCGTGGCGAAGACCATATGTGGACCTTCGACACTATCTCCAAGCTTCAACATGCCAGCCGGGCCAACGAGGCTAAGACTTATGAAGAATACGCCCAATTGGTCAACCAACAAAATAAACGGCTACTTACCCTGCGGGGTTTATTGGAGTTCCGGTTCGCGGCTAATCCTCTTCCCTTGGAGGATGTGGAGCCCGCAAAAGACATTGTCAAGCGCTTCGCCACCGGCGCCATGTCCTTTGGCGCCATCTCCCACGAAGCCCATACCACCCTGGCCATCGCCATGAACCGTATTGGCGGCAAATCCAATACAGGAGAAGGTGGCGAGGAAGCGGAGCGCTTCAAGCCCCTGCCCAATGGGGATTCCATGCGCTCGGCTATTAAACAAGTGGCCTCTGGCCGCTTTGGCGTCACCGCCGAATATCTGGTGAACGCGGATGATATTCAGATCAAGATGGCCCAAGGCGCTAAGCCTGGCGAAGGGGGGCAACTCCCCGGCCACAAAGTGGACGCCACCATTGCCCAGGTTCGCCATTCGACTCCCGGGGTAGGACTGATTTCCCCTCCCCCTCATCACGATATTTACTCTATCGAGGATCTGGCCCAGCTCATCTTTGATCTCAAAAATGTCAATCCCCAAGCCAGAATCAGTGTCAAACTGGTTTCTGAAGTCGGGGTAGGCACCGTGGCTGCGGGGGTTTCCAAAGCCCACGCGGATCATGTCACCATCGCCGGTCATGATGGCGGGACAGGCGCCAGCCCCCTGACTTCCATCAAGCATGCGGGTCTGCCCTGGGAAATCGGACTTGCCGAAACCCAGCAAACCCTGGTGCTCAACCGGCTTCGGGGCCGTATCGCGGTCCAAGTGGACGGAGGAATACGCACCGGACGGGATGTGGTGATTGGCGCTCTGCTAGGCGCCGATGAATTTGGCTTCGCCACCGCGCCCCTTATCGTTGCGGGCTGCATCATGATGCGCAAATGCCACTTGAATACCTGCCCAACGGGAGTAGCCACCCAAGATCCCGTATTACGGAAACTTTTTACCGGCAAGCCCGAGCATATCGTCAACTACTTTTTCTTGGTTGCCGAAGAAGTCAGGCAGATCATGGCCCAGTTGGGATTCCGCTGTTTTGATGAGATGATCGGACGCCTGGATGTCCTCGATACCCGCCAGGCCCTTGATCACTGGAAGGCCAAGGGCCTGGATTTCTCCCGAATCCTCTACCACCCTACCACCGACCCGGAAGTGCCCCTTTACAATAGGGAACGCCAGGATCATGGGCTCGATGAGGTCTTGGATCGTTGGCTTATTGCTCAAGCCCAGCCTGCCTTGGAACGCCAGGAAGCAGTCCAAATCGAGACTCCGGTAGGCAATACCGACCGTACTGTAGGGGCCATGCTCTCTGGCGAAGTAGCGCGCCGTTACGGTCATAAGGGTCTTCCGCAAGATACTATTTACATTAGAACCGAGGGTACGGCCGGACAAAGCTTTGGCGCTTTTCTTGCCCATGGTATTTCCCTGGAGCTTATTGGGGAAGCGAACGATTACGTGGGCAAAGGTCTCTCTGGCGGCCGGTTAGTGATTACGCCTCCTCCAGAATGCCCCATCGTGCCCGAGGAGAATATTATCATCGGCAATACCGTACTTTATGGTGCCATCAGCGGCGAGTGCTACTTCCGGGGCGTAGCGGGGGAGCGTTTCGCGGTCCGTAATTCTGGCGTGACTGCCGTGGTGGAAGGCGTGGGAGACCATGGTTGCGAATATATGACGGGCGGAGTCGTGGTGGTGCTCGGCAGAACCGGGCGCAATTTTGCCGCCGGCATGAGTGGCGGCATCGCCTATGTGCTGGATGAAGCAGGAAACTTTGAGCAACGTTGTAATTTGGCGATGGTGGAACTCGAGCCCATTGCCGAAGAGGATGAGGCTTTAGAACATTTGGAACACCAGGGGGGCGATCTGGAAACCCATGGCCGGGTGGATATCAGTCACCATATCAGCCGCTTCGATGGGCAGCGTCTCAGAAATCTCATTGAAAAACACCAACACTACACCCACAGCGGGCGGGCCCGCCAAATACTGGAGAACTGGAGCGCGTATTTGCCCCGGTTCGTTAAGGTCATGCCGGTGGATTACCGGCGCGCCTTGCAGGAAATGGAGCACGCCCAAGCAGCAAGACACACTATCCCTGTCATGCAACAGGAGGCACTCGACCAATATGGGTAA
- the gorA gene encoding glutathione-disulfide reductase has protein sequence MTSYDFDLFVIGAGSGGVRSARMAAGFGARVAIAEERYLGGTCVNVGCIPKKLFLYAAHFSEDFEDATGFGWTVGQRQFDWSTLIQNKNTEIQRLNKIYENLLGKAGVTLVSGRARLETPHTVSVNNHCYTAERILVATGGWPVVPEFPGREHVITSNEAFFLDKLPERVAIVGGGYIAVEFASIFNGLGSNTTLLYRGPLFLRGFDDDLRQNLAQEMSKRGVKLCFNTQVAAVEKGGQGFTIKCHDGKTLEVDALMYATGRAPNTLGLGLEDLGVELSWNGAVVVNDHYQSSIPSIYGIGDVTHRLNLTPVALAEAMVLTRILYGGGYSRLDYSNIPACIFSHPNVATVGLTEEQAGEHCGEINVYRSSFRPLKHTLSGRDERTMVKLIVEKTTDRVVGAHMLGPDAGEIIQGIAIAIKAGATKSTFDSTLGIHPTAAEEFVTLRQPVTGL, from the coding sequence ATGACTTCCTACGATTTTGACCTTTTTGTCATTGGCGCCGGCTCTGGCGGGGTTCGATCCGCCCGCATGGCCGCGGGCTTTGGCGCCCGGGTAGCCATTGCCGAGGAACGATACCTAGGGGGTACCTGTGTCAATGTAGGCTGTATCCCTAAAAAGCTATTCCTGTATGCCGCCCATTTTTCTGAAGATTTCGAAGACGCCACGGGATTTGGCTGGACAGTGGGGCAGCGCCAATTCGATTGGTCCACTCTCATTCAGAACAAAAACACGGAAATTCAACGCCTTAACAAAATTTATGAAAATTTACTAGGCAAGGCGGGAGTCACGCTTGTCAGTGGCCGCGCCCGCTTGGAAACCCCCCATACCGTTTCGGTCAATAACCACTGTTACACTGCGGAACGTATTTTAGTGGCGACTGGGGGTTGGCCTGTCGTTCCTGAATTTCCCGGCCGTGAACACGTCATCACCTCAAATGAAGCCTTTTTTCTTGACAAACTTCCAGAGCGGGTGGCCATTGTCGGCGGGGGTTATATCGCTGTAGAATTTGCGAGTATCTTTAACGGACTGGGCAGCAACACTACCCTGCTCTATCGCGGTCCCCTCTTTCTTCGTGGTTTTGATGATGACCTCCGGCAAAATCTGGCTCAAGAAATGTCCAAGCGGGGGGTTAAACTTTGCTTCAATACCCAAGTAGCAGCTGTGGAAAAGGGAGGGCAGGGTTTTACCATCAAGTGCCATGATGGTAAAACCCTGGAGGTGGACGCCCTCATGTATGCTACTGGCCGGGCTCCTAATACTCTAGGACTGGGGTTGGAAGATCTGGGCGTGGAACTCAGTTGGAATGGCGCCGTGGTCGTTAACGACCATTACCAAAGTTCTATTCCTTCCATCTACGGGATCGGCGATGTTACTCACCGTCTCAACCTCACACCCGTTGCGCTCGCTGAAGCAATGGTTTTGACCCGCATCCTCTATGGCGGGGGATATTCCCGACTAGACTATAGCAATATTCCTGCCTGTATCTTTAGCCATCCGAATGTTGCAACAGTTGGGCTCACTGAAGAGCAAGCAGGGGAGCACTGCGGCGAAATTAACGTATACCGTTCTAGTTTCCGCCCCTTAAAACACACCTTGAGCGGCAGGGATGAGCGAACGATGGTTAAGCTTATCGTAGAAAAAACCACTGACCGGGTAGTGGGCGCGCATATGTTAGGACCCGATGCGGGTGAAATTATCCAAGGTATTGCCATCGCCATCAAGGCGGGGGCAACGAAATCTACCTTCGATAGCACGCTTGGCATTCACCCTACCGCTGCCGAAGAATTCGTTACCTTGCGGCAACCTGTTACCGGACTATAG
- a CDS encoding YbhB/YbcL family Raf kinase inhibitor-like protein — protein sequence MSLTLTSPAFNHQGEIPLDYTCDGQDISPELSWSNLPEGTKSLVLIVDDPDAPDPAAPKMTWVHWLLYNIPPSAAGLPRGVLSSDLPTGTREGLNDWDRVGYGGPCPPIGRHRYFHKLYALAVELPDLGTPTKEALEKAMSGHILGQAELVGTYQRAK from the coding sequence ATGAGTTTGACTCTTACCTCCCCCGCTTTCAATCATCAGGGAGAAATTCCCCTCGACTATACCTGTGATGGCCAAGATATTTCTCCTGAACTGTCGTGGTCCAACCTCCCCGAGGGAACTAAAAGTTTAGTCTTGATCGTTGATGATCCGGATGCGCCAGACCCAGCAGCACCGAAAATGACCTGGGTCCACTGGCTACTTTATAATATTCCGCCCTCAGCGGCTGGCTTGCCCCGGGGGGTACTATCCTCAGATCTGCCCACTGGCACTCGGGAGGGCTTAAATGATTGGGATCGCGTCGGCTATGGTGGCCCTTGTCCTCCCATAGGACGCCATCGTTATTTTCATAAGCTTTATGCCTTGGCGGTGGAGTTGCCGGATCTAGGAACACCCACTAAAGAAGCTCTGGAGAAGGCCATGAGCGGCCATATATTGGGGCAGGCAGAGTTGGTAGGTACCTACCAACGGGCGAAGTGA